The window TGCTCGTCGGCCACTCCTACGGTGCGACGGTGGTCGGAGTGGCGGGTCGCAGTGAGAACGTCGCGGCCGTGGTCTTCGTGAGCGGGTACGTGCTGGATGAGGGCGAGAGTGCGGCGGAGATCCACGCGCGGTTCCCCGCAGCGCCGGCGGTCGAGTTCTTCCGCGAGGTCGCCTACCCCGAGCTCGGGAACGGCACGCGCCGCGACATCTCGGTGGACGAGAGGGAGTTCGCCTTCCTCGCCGCCGCTGGCCTGCCCGACGACGAAGCCGCCGTGCTGGCCGTGACCCAGCGCCCGCTCGATGCGGCGGTCCTCAGCGAGCGGGCTCAGGCAGCGGCGTGGCGGACGACTCCGGCATGGGGCGTGATCGGCCTGTCCGACCGGGTCGTCAACCCCGACGCTCTGCGCTGGGCGTACGAGCGCGCGGGAGCCCGCCAGATCCTCGAACTGGAGGGTCCGCACCTGCTCATGCACACGCATCCGGCGGAGGTCGCCGCTCTCATCGTGCGTGTGGCGGCGAACCTCACCTGAACGCGGCGCGCGGGCCGATCAGTCCCGCAGCAGCGACTGCCAGTCGGCGGGTACCCGATCGGCGGGGCCGGGCGCGGGCTGCGACATGGGATGGGAATGGGCGGGCGCGAGCTCGGGACCGGTCGCCATCGTCTCGGATTCGTAGTCCCAGAACCACTCCTCGCCAGGCTCGAAGCTCTGGATGATGCGATGCCCGGTGGCGCGCCAGTGCGCCGTGGCGTGCTTGCCGAGAGAATCGTCACAGCACCCCACGTGGCCGCAGGCGGCGCAACGGCGCAGATGCAGCCACCAGCTGCCCGTCTGCTCGCACTCGACACATCCCGTGCCGCTGGGCGGCACATCAGCTCTGATCTGAGTCGAATCGTTCATGCCTGTGCCTTTCTCGCTCGCATCATCGTGGCAGCCACCACCGTGGCGATGAAGACCAGCGCTGCGAAGATCAGGAGGACCGCCGTCTGGTCGACGAAGGTCAGGAAGACGCCGACGGCGAGAACCGGAAGCGCCAGTCCGCAGTAGGCGATCAGGAAGATGAGCGCGAGCGTCTCGCCGCGGCGTGACGGATCCGCCAGGGCCGACGCGGTTGCGATCGACGCCTTGAACAACAGGCCTACGCCCACGCCCGACACGACGCCGCCGACCAGGAAGAGTGCCAGATTGGGCAGGACGGCGCCCGCGGCGACCAGCACGAGTCCCACCGCGCACGCCAGCCGGGCGATCCCCAGCTGCACGTGCACGGGCACGCGTGCGAGCAGCACCTGCGCCGCGGCCGCCGCACCGAACACAGAGAACGTCGTCGCGCCGGCGACGAGGTGATCGTGCTGGTCGAAGGTTCCGGCGAGGAAGGTCGGGGCAAGCGAGGTGAACAGGCCGAAGAGAGCGAAGCCGGCGAACGCGCCGAAACCCGCGGCGATGAAGATCCGGCGGGATGCGGGCGGCGCCGCCAGGCGCTGGGGGCGGTACGCGGGGCGCGGCTCCGGCGCCGCCACGGTCTCGGGGACGGCGAGCAGAGCGACCGCCGCGAGCAGCAGCACCACCAGGAAGACCGCATGGGGGAGCACGAGCGGATCGGGCAGGAACTCGGCGAACAACCCGCCGATGAGCGGGCCCAGAGCGAGTCCTCCGATGTTCGCGGCCCCCGCGACGGATGCCGCGACGATCGCGTTCTCGTCGGGTCG is drawn from Microbacterium binotii and contains these coding sequences:
- a CDS encoding alpha/beta fold hydrolase, producing the protein MPTIVLVHGAFADGASWSPVALRLQGAGFEVRVPAISNRSLADDADYVSAFVSRIAGPVVLVGHSYGATVVGVAGRSENVAAVVFVSGYVLDEGESAAEIHARFPAAPAVEFFREVAYPELGNGTRRDISVDEREFAFLAAAGLPDDEAAVLAVTQRPLDAAVLSERAQAAAWRTTPAWGVIGLSDRVVNPDALRWAYERAGARQILELEGPHLLMHTHPAEVAALIVRVAANLT
- a CDS encoding UBP-type zinc finger domain-containing protein, encoding MNDSTQIRADVPPSGTGCVECEQTGSWWLHLRRCAACGHVGCCDDSLGKHATAHWRATGHRIIQSFEPGEEWFWDYESETMATGPELAPAHSHPMSQPAPGPADRVPADWQSLLRD
- a CDS encoding MFS transporter, encoding MSQVRSTGRKVSHGAGFWIVAIAFLLVMAYSTVPTPLYPLYQELDHFPVSIVTVIFAAYAVGVVFSLFFLGHISDWTGRRRMLVIAVLVSAVSAVMFLAVMSVPGLIAARLVNGVSVGILTATATAHLGELRQAARPDENAIVAASVAGAANIGGLALGPLIGGLFAEFLPDPLVLPHAVFLVVLLLAAVALLAVPETVAAPEPRPAYRPQRLAAPPASRRIFIAAGFGAFAGFALFGLFTSLAPTFLAGTFDQHDHLVAGATTFSVFGAAAAAQVLLARVPVHVQLGIARLACAVGLVLVAAGAVLPNLALFLVGGVVSGVGVGLLFKASIATASALADPSRRGETLALIFLIAYCGLALPVLAVGVFLTFVDQTAVLLIFAALVFIATVVAATMMRARKAQA